The following proteins are co-located in the Candidatus Hydrogenedentota bacterium genome:
- a CDS encoding ADP-ribosylglycohydrolase family protein, whose translation MERTERYRGCLLGLAVGDAVGTALEFMRPGTFAPIEDMTGGGPFQLAPGQWTDDTSMALCLAESLVECRAFDPADQMRRYVRWYRDGYLSSTGRCFDIGMTTSMALRRYEETGAPYSGSTSVRASGNGSLMRLAPVPLAFAHAPAEAIELSGDSSRTTHGSVIAVDACRYFGGLIAGAASGASKDALLSDRYAPAPGYWQEHRLCPEIDAVTRGSFKEKQPPEIRGTGYVAQTLEAALWAFHNSADFREGCLMAANLGDDADTTAAIYGQIAGVFYGENGIPAPWRTRLHEGEAIAALGAQLCRLAQNPGLSCKDARPATDISEGG comes from the coding sequence ATGGAGCGCACGGAACGATATCGCGGTTGTTTGTTGGGGCTGGCCGTGGGGGACGCCGTGGGGACCGCCCTCGAATTCATGCGTCCGGGCACGTTTGCGCCGATCGAGGACATGACCGGCGGCGGGCCGTTCCAATTGGCGCCCGGCCAATGGACCGACGACACGTCGATGGCGCTGTGCCTGGCGGAAAGCCTTGTCGAATGCCGCGCCTTTGACCCGGCGGACCAGATGCGGCGATATGTGCGCTGGTATCGGGACGGGTACCTGAGCAGCACGGGCCGATGCTTTGACATCGGTATGACGACCAGTATGGCGCTGCGCCGGTATGAAGAAACCGGCGCGCCGTACAGCGGTTCCACGAGCGTGCGCGCGTCCGGCAACGGCTCGCTCATGCGCCTCGCGCCCGTGCCGCTGGCGTTCGCGCACGCGCCGGCCGAGGCCATTGAGCTGTCCGGCGACAGTTCGCGTACGACGCATGGCTCCGTAATCGCGGTGGACGCGTGCCGCTATTTCGGCGGCCTGATCGCCGGCGCCGCGAGCGGCGCCAGCAAAGACGCGCTGCTGTCGGACCGGTATGCCCCGGCGCCCGGGTACTGGCAGGAGCACCGGTTATGCCCGGAGATCGATGCCGTGACGCGGGGCTCGTTCAAGGAAAAGCAGCCGCCCGAGATCCGTGGCACGGGCTATGTGGCGCAGACCCTCGAGGCGGCGTTGTGGGCTTTTCACAACAGCGCGGATTTCCGCGAAGGGTGCCTGATGGCGGCGAACCTTGGCGACGACGCGGATACAACCGCCGCAATTTACGGCCAGATCGCCGGGGTATTCTACGGAGAAAACGGAATTCCGGCGCCTTGGCGCACCCGGTTGCACGAGGGCGAGGCCATCGCGGCGCTGGGTGCGCAGTTGTGCCGCCTGGCACAGAATCCGGGCCTTTCCTGTAAGGACGCCAGGCCGGCTACGGATATTTCAGAAGGAGGTTGA
- a CDS encoding DUF488 domain-containing protein, with amino-acid sequence MDEIFTIGHSNHAPDAFLDLLSAHRVSAIADVRSNPVSQFAPHFSKGAFETLLRDADVEYQFLGRELGARRSEESCYVGGQAKYSLIARLPIFQSGLQRVLAGAEQYQVALLCAEADPLACHRTILVCRELGKLRPGLRITHILPDGNAESHEEAGQRLVQLHGLAHELFGNLATENGLLEEAYNRQAEKIAYRRPLEEL; translated from the coding sequence ATGGATGAGATTTTCACTATAGGACATTCCAACCACGCGCCGGATGCCTTTCTCGACCTGTTGTCCGCGCACCGCGTATCCGCAATCGCGGATGTGCGGTCGAACCCCGTCAGCCAGTTTGCACCGCACTTCAGCAAGGGCGCATTCGAGACGCTCCTACGCGACGCGGATGTCGAATACCAGTTTCTCGGCAGGGAACTCGGCGCAAGACGGTCCGAGGAAAGCTGCTACGTCGGCGGGCAGGCCAAGTACTCTCTGATCGCGCGGCTGCCCATTTTTCAATCGGGCCTCCAGCGCGTGCTCGCGGGCGCGGAACAGTACCAAGTGGCGCTGTTGTGCGCGGAAGCCGACCCGCTCGCGTGCCACAGGACCATTCTGGTCTGTCGCGAACTGGGCAAGCTGCGCCCGGGTTTGCGCATCACGCATATTCTGCCCGACGGCAACGCGGAATCCCACGAGGAAGCCGGTCAGCGGCTGGTCCAACTGCACGGGCTCGCACACGAGCTGTTCGGCAACCTCGCCACCGAAAACGGATTGCTGGAAGAGGCCTACAACCGGCAGGCGGAGAAGATTGCCTACCGGAGGCCGTTGGAGGAGTTATGA
- a CDS encoding tetratricopeptide repeat protein — translation MSRSRDANLRHHRFIWTIAAVFMAAAAIVVGARQAVAPAKASEELIAEAIHLLAGDPSAWAPRTRSSIRAAAVLVERGEIRTAEGYYVLALQYMREHNATGAEALFKRAIAVRPDWSWPYVGLGTLLGGYMMGRTQGAIAALRKAAELDPQWSRPHDSLAIILRLDGRLEEAEQEAVKALELDPGNVATNTNYANLLVAMNRFDEAEQYYVKAITLDPGHSKPYYNLACLYSLRGATADAVKNLEEAIKRAGSLRVEARIDPDFDPIRENPAFRRLVYVEEFRHETLEEDAAPSTLDADAPPPAEAADL, via the coding sequence TTGAGCAGATCACGGGACGCGAATTTGCGGCATCATCGGTTCATATGGACGATTGCGGCGGTGTTCATGGCCGCGGCGGCGATTGTGGTCGGCGCGCGCCAGGCCGTGGCGCCCGCCAAAGCCTCGGAGGAACTGATCGCCGAGGCGATTCATCTGCTGGCCGGCGACCCTTCGGCATGGGCGCCGCGGACGCGCTCGTCCATCCGCGCGGCGGCCGTGCTGGTCGAACGCGGCGAAATCCGCACGGCGGAAGGCTATTATGTGCTGGCGCTGCAATACATGCGCGAGCACAACGCCACCGGCGCCGAGGCGCTATTCAAGCGCGCCATAGCCGTGCGCCCGGACTGGAGCTGGCCCTACGTGGGGCTGGGCACGCTCCTCGGCGGCTACATGATGGGCCGCACGCAGGGCGCCATCGCCGCATTGCGCAAGGCCGCCGAACTCGACCCGCAATGGAGCCGGCCGCACGACAGCCTCGCGATCATCCTGCGCCTCGACGGGCGCCTCGAAGAGGCCGAGCAGGAGGCCGTCAAGGCGCTTGAACTCGACCCCGGCAATGTCGCGACGAACACCAACTACGCGAATCTGCTCGTGGCCATGAACCGCTTCGACGAGGCGGAGCAGTACTACGTCAAGGCGATCACCCTCGACCCGGGGCATTCCAAACCGTATTACAACCTCGCGTGCTTGTATAGCTTGCGCGGCGCAACGGCGGACGCGGTCAAGAACCTCGAGGAAGCCATCAAGCGGGCCGGAAGTCTGCGCGTGGAAGCGCGGATAGACCCCGACTTCGACCCCATCCGCGAGAACCCCGCGTTCCGCCGCCTGGTCTATGTTGAGGAATTCCGCCACGAGACGCTGGAAGAAGACGCGGCGCCCTCGACGCTGGACGCCGACGCGCCCCCGCCCGCGGAAGCGGCGGACCTGTGA
- a CDS encoding DUF488 domain-containing protein has protein sequence MKLFSIGFTKRSAEDFFTRLQEAGVRRVVDVRLNNTSQIAGFAKSRELQYFLRVIAGIDYVHMPVFSPTQDILDAYKKNKGSWDAYEREFRGLLKKRRIADSVIQSLRDGDCLLCGEYTPEHCHRRLVADYVQARRKDVEIVHL, from the coding sequence ATGAAGCTCTTTTCCATCGGGTTTACAAAGCGGTCCGCCGAGGACTTCTTCACGCGGCTCCAAGAGGCGGGCGTGCGCCGGGTCGTGGACGTGCGCCTCAACAACACGTCGCAGATAGCCGGCTTCGCCAAGTCGCGCGAATTGCAGTATTTCCTGCGGGTCATTGCAGGCATCGACTACGTGCATATGCCGGTATTCTCCCCAACGCAAGACATTCTCGACGCCTACAAGAAGAATAAGGGCTCCTGGGACGCATACGAACGGGAATTCCGCGGTTTGCTGAAGAAACGCCGCATCGCGGACAGCGTTATCCAATCTTTACGGGATGGGGATTGCCTCCTGTGCGGCGAGTACACACCGGAGCATTGTCATCGCCGCCTCGTGGCAGATTACGTGCAGGCGCGCCGGAAGGACGTCGAAATCGTGCATCTGTGA